The sequence below is a genomic window from Dehalococcoidales bacterium.
GATGAACCGACTGCTGGCTTGTCATCTGCGGAAACCAAGGCCTTCTTAGAATTCATGGGCCTTCTAGTTAAGGATATGACACTGTTATTCGCTGCACACGACATGGATGTAGTCTTTTCTCTAGCTGACCGGGTCATAGTACTATACTATGGTGGTATTATTGCTGAAGGCACACCGGACGAAATACAGAGTAATCCCAAGGTCATCGAAATATACCTAGGAATGCGTGGCAAAAATGCTTAGAATAGTCGATGTGCATACTTTCTATGGAGAAAGCCATATCCTACATGGTATCTCTCTGGAGATCAATCCTGGTTCAGTAACAGCTATCTTGGGTCGCAATGGAATGGGAAAGACAACTCTTATGCGATCGATAATTGGCTTCACCCCGGTTCGTTATGGTGAAATCTGGTTTAAGGAAAAAGAAATATCGAGGCTCCCATCATATAAGATTGCTCAAATGGGCCTAGGTTTGGTACCACAGGGAAGGCGGATCTTCCCATCTCTAAGTGTCAAGGAAAACCTCACCGTAGGGCAGAAACCGATGATGAGCAGTCATAGTTGGTCATTGGAAAGGGTTTATTCGTCCTTCCCAATTCTAGAAGAGCGTGCGAATGTCAGAGGTACCCTACTAAGTGGTGGAGAGCAGCAGATGTTATGCATCGCCAGAGCCTTGCTTACTAATCCGGAATTTCTGCTGATGGATGAACCATCGGAAGGTCTCTCCCCACTGTTTGTAATGAGGGTGGGTGAAATCATTTCTGAGTTGAAGAAAGAGGGGCTATCAATACTGTTGGCCGAGCAGAACTTGTCCCTTGCCGTAGAAGTTAGTGATTACGTTTGTATAATAAGCAAAGGGGAATTAGTCTATAAATCAACTCCTCAAGACTTATTGAGTAATGAGGAAATTATGCTCAAGCATCTTGCTATTAAGACCTGAATTCCTCTGCATCTTAGATAAACGAAGACTGGCGACAGTTCGTAGCCCGAAGGGTGGTGAAAAGATTAGCATATTGATTTTGATAAGCTGGTTGTTGGTTAGGCAGCAGTTACGGAGTCCACGATGGAATAGGGCGTTATTGCTGTATTAGGTGTGAAAAAGTATTCAGAGATAAAAGATGGAATATTTCCACGAGACGGGAGGATTTATTAGGGCAGTGAGTTTGGTAATGTGGGCACGTTCTGCCAGTGTCCCTTCCTATGACAACTTTAGGTAACCGTAAGTTGATTAGGAGCATGATCCAGATAATGCAGTTAGATTTGGTTAAATGGAAGGCTTACCCAAATGGCTATGGGATGATGAATGAATATAGACATAAAGATGCCATAGCGTCGAGGTATTTTAATATTCTCACGGGAACCGATAATAGTTGCCCGATGGCCGTTGTTTCTAAAAGCGTGATAGATTCCCCTGTTACCGTGAATTTCAAAAGATCAGGCAAGGCGGGATAGCTAATTCTGGATTATGTGGTTAGAGTTACTTGAAGAACATGGATAATCAATATGGAGGGTGAAGGTTGAGAGATATTAATGATATAGAAGAAATGCGAAGGAAAATATTTAAGCATATGTTCGTGCAATACAGATCAGCTGCTTGGTTACGTGAACCTGGCCATCTTAAAATTTTTGAGAAAGGCGAGGGAGTTCGCATTACTGATGTAACAGGTAAAACGTATATTGATGGTGCGGCTGGTTGGCAGTACGGACTTGTGGG
It includes:
- a CDS encoding ABC transporter ATP-binding protein is translated as MLRIVDVHTFYGESHILHGISLEINPGSVTAILGRNGMGKTTLMRSIIGFTPVRYGEIWFKEKEISRLPSYKIAQMGLGLVPQGRRIFPSLSVKENLTVGQKPMMSSHSWSLERVYSSFPILEERANVRGTLLSGGEQQMLCIARALLTNPEFLLMDEPSEGLSPLFVMRVGEIISELKKEGLSILLAEQNLSLAVEVSDYVCIISKGELVYKSTPQDLLSNEEIMLKHLAIKT